The genomic region TCACAAAAGGTAAGATCTTGGCTCTAAGACATTTATAAAAGAAATTCTTAAAGATGAAGGCTACGTTTATAACTCTACTAAAACTTTTAAGATTAAATCTTTCTTCAGGGAAAGAAAAACTAATAACGAAAATGGTGAGGAAATTACACTCAAAGAAAAAGTTGTATCTTTCTGGGCTGCTGATTATGATGCTAGAGAAAAACACAAAAGAGAAAAATTAGAAGAAAAAATTCAAGAGTATCTTGAAAATCCTTCGAAATATAAAGCTTCTAATCGTTATGGTGTAAAAAATTTTTTAAAAGAAATAGAGATAGATACTTTTACAGGTGAAGTGGAAGATAAAAAAACGCTCTTAGAGTTTGAAGCTGCTAAGTATGAAAGAGATGTGGCCTTAGATGGGTATTATGCTCTTGTTACCAGTGAGCTTGAAATGCCTGATGAAGAAATAATTGAAAGGTATAGAGGTCTTTGGAAGATAGAAGAATCTTTTAAAGTTTTAAAGTCAGATTTATAAGGTCGTCCTGTCTATGTTCGAAGAGAGGATAGAATAGAAGGACATTTTCTTATTTGTTTCGTAGCATTATTAATTTCGAGAATTCTAGAGAATAAACTCATAAACAAATACTCTATTAAACGAATACAAGAGTCTCTTAGAAATGCAACGTGTAGATTTATTACCAATGGAATCTACTCACTTAATAAACAAGATGAAATTTATAGAGATATCGAAAAATTATTTGGTGTTTCTCTAAATTACAGAAATATAAGAATCGAGCAAATTCGTTCTTATAGGAAAGAAATAGCTCACAACATAAAAAAATAAAAACAAATTCAGCTATGACCTAAAAATTTCAAAGTGTTTAGCTGATTTTTTGTTCTTTCAACCTATAAACTCATGGTATATGTAAAGAATATGTCGAGTTCAATTAAAATAATTATTTATCTAGAATAAAAATAAAAGTAAAGTACACAAAAACAAAACATATATATAGTAATAGCTATTTCTAGAAAATGTAGGTGATTATTTGAAATTAATAGTAATTAGGAAGAGGCGGGTTATTAGCATTGTGCCTATTATACTATGCATAACACTTATAGTATGTGTTGCAAAATACTATGTATATAAAAAAACAGTTGCAACCCTATTACCAGGCACAACAAAGGTTATTGTTATTGATGCAGGGCATGGTGGAGTAGATCCTGGTGCTATTGGAAGAAACTTGGGTGTTCTCGAAAAAGATGTTAATTTAGCTATAGCTAAATATTTAAAGGAGTATCTAGAACAAAGTGGCTCTATAGTTATTATGACAAGAAAAAGTGATAAGGGGCTATATTCTCTAGGTGGAACCTTAAGACAGAAAAAAAACGAGGATTTAAGAAATAGAAAGGCGATTGTTAAAAATAGTAATGCTAATATCTTTATTACTATACACTTAAATAGTTTTCCTCAGTCTCAATATTATGGCGCTCAGACCTTTTATCCTAAAGATAACCCAACGGGTAAAATACTTGCGGAGAAGATACAGGGATCATTAATTGAGATACTCGATAATAATAATAGTAGAGTTGCACTATCAAAAGAAGGAATATATTTAATAAAAGGGCTAGATATTCCTACCGCTTTAATTGAATGCGGTTTTCTATCCAACCCAAAAGAAGAAAAACTATTAAATTCAACTCAATATCAGAAAAAAGTTGCATGGGCTATTTACGTGGGTATTCAAAAATACTTTGAAGATAACCCATAGTTAGCATGTGGATAAATAATGTGGATAATGTAGATAACATGGAGTATTATTTATAATACACACCAAAGTATTGACAATAAATATGATTTTCTGACATACAGCTAACATTAAATGTGGATAATTAGTTTGCAAAACTGTGGATAAATATAATCTGACTAGATTGTTTTTCCTGGTATAACCATATCTATAATACCTATAACAATGGCACCTATAATTGCACCTAAAAGTGTAACACTCATAGCAGCTATAAAGAACTGACTAACGTAAATTACAATTGCAGCTACGACGAAACCTGCTATCCCTCTACCAAAAGGAGATGCATCAAAATTAAAAACTCTTTCAATTAGATAATTAATAACTGATATTGCTAAAGCAGCTAGAAATACTCCCCATAATCCATCAATTCTAAAACCTGGAGTAATAAATGCAGCAACACCTATAACGATAGCAGAAATAAAAAACCTTAAAATTAACTTACCCCAGCTTGGGGAGTCCTGGGTTCTGTTAGGATTTCTTTCTTCTGACATAACATTTCCTCCTATTTATTTATTTTGTTTCAAAATTAGGTTTTGCTATTTTAACTAATTTTATTCATTCACTAAATTTAAGTAATTATTAATATATATTTTATACATAAATAAAGGAGAGTAAAATGAGAGGAAAATCATTTATTTTTTTATTTAAAAGGAGAAAAATAATTTTGGCATTTATCCTTATTGCAATAATTTTAATTTTATTGACATTAAAAGTATATGAAAATAGTAATAATGTTTTAGCAACTTGGAAAAGAAATCATACTTTAAAGGAAATACTATTTAATGAGTACAATGTTAAAGGCAGAATTTCAATAATTATCGATGATTTTGGGAATCATGGGGATGGAACTAGTGAAATGTTAAGAAATATAAAGAGGCCATTAACTTGTGCAATTATGCCTTTTATGCCCTACACAAAAGAAGAGGCAGAACTTGCTCATGAATTAGGACACGAGGTAATAATACATATACCGATGGAGCCACACAAAGGTAATCCTGAATGGTTAGGGGCAAAGGCAATTACTACTCTGCTCTCAACAGATGAAATTAAGCATATAATAAGAGAGGCTATTGAAGATGTTCCTTATGCTGTTGGAGTTAATAATCATATGGGTTCAAAGGCTACGGAGGATAAGCGTGTAATACAGGCTATTATGGAAGTTTTAAAAGAAAAGGATATGTTTATTGTAGATAGTAAAACCAGTCAAAAATCAGTTATACGTGAAATTGCTGAAGAATATGGTGTTAAAGTTTATGAAAGAGATGTGTTTCTGGATAATAGCAAAGATATATATAATATAAAAAAACAAATAAAGAAATTAGAATTGGTAGCAGAGGAAAACAAAATTGCTATCGGTATAGGTCATGTAGGTCCTGAAGGTGGAAAGGTTACTGCTAAAGCCATACAAGAGATGATACCTGAAATAGAGTCATTAGGTTTAATCATAGTTCCGATATCATTGCTTAATGAATACTAATAATAATAAATAACGAGCCCTTGAATGATAAGTGGCTCGTTATTGCATTTAATTAATTATATATTCATTTGATTTTGTTAGAATAATACCCTTGCTGTTCATAAGGCCAACTTGAATTTTATTTTCACCATTAGTATTAAGATTAAGTTCTTGTAGATTTAGTTCAAGAGTATTAGGGTTTTTATATTTAAACGTAGTATTCCTTCCATTAACAGTGATATAAACACTAGGAACAAATTTATCCCCTTTAATAATTACCCTATTTCTTTCTAAAACTACATTTGTAATTTTTATATCATTTATATCTTTATTATAATCAGGATTATAAGTAAGAATCCATCTATCTTCATTCTCTTTATCCAAATAATTCTTACCAAATAGCTGGTCATATTGAAGTATCTCATAATTGTGAAGGTTTCTTATAAATAATTCATTCTCGGACCCGATTACATCACCGGAAGGTGTTTTAGCATAATTCCTATCTAAAACTGGAGTTGTGCTAGAGAGTCTTAACAGATATTTAAAGTACTCAGGCATATCTTTATTCATATACTTCAATAAATAGGGTCCAAGGAATGAGGTATTAATAGTACCGATATCTTCTCTAGTTCTGTTGTAGTTTGACCATATAACTACGGGTACCTCTCTCATTTTAAGAGCTTCCTCATAAGACCATGTAGATGCATCGCTATGTTCTACATAACCTGATTCTGTGTAAACTGAATATTTTTGTCCTAGCATTGGCAAATGATCTCCATAGAATACTACAATAGTTGGCTCTTCAGAGATTTCTAAATGATTAATTAATTTTTCTAAAGATTTATCAGCGTCAACTAAGCCCTGGGTGAAAGTTTCTAATATAAGTTTAGACTCATCTGATAATTCACCTTCAACTTGGATAGTATTTCTATCATAGCGTTCACTATTATATGGACCATGGTTTTGCATAGTAACTGCATAAATGAATAGGGGATCTTCATTTTCTTCTAATTTGTCTATAATCATATCTGTTACAATTTCATCAGAAATATGCCATCCTTGGTATTTTAAATCTGTGAAATATTCTAAACTAATAAATTTATCAAATCCTAGGTTTTTATAGGACTCTATTCTATTCCAAAACCAACCGTAGTATGAGTGAATACCAATACTTTTATAGCCTTCATTTCTTAATATACTTGCTAAAGACATTACTGGTTGTCCTAAATATTGCTGAAAAGCCATAGCTCCCGATGGAAGAAACAACATAGAATTACCTGTCATTACTTCAAATTCAATATTAGAAGTACCACCACCAAATTCAGGTGACTTTAACCAACCAGAGGTGGACTCTTGATGAAGTTGTCTAAAAAATGGTATCGGATCTTTACTAAACTTGACATTTTCTAAAACTGTTGGGTCCCAAAATGCTTCATTCATTATAATTATAAGATTTGGTTGTTCTTTTAATGTTTTATTTACTGGAATATCAAAATTTACTATTTCATTATCTGCAATTTTTTTAATATATTCTTTATTGTAATTTCTATGTGCACTAATAATTGAATCCTTTACATTTAGAGAGAATGCTAGTACGAATCCATTTTCCAAATAGCTTTGTTCCTGTTCCCACTTTCTGTTGGCTATGTGATTCAGCCTGTAAATTCTAATTCCTAAAAAACTATGCTTAAGCACAAAGGAGTAAATAAGCAATGTTGCTAATAGGAAAAGAGCGGCTCTATATTTTATCTTAAAAGAAAGCTTAGGGAGGATAAATCTTAAAAGGGCAAATACGATTAAAGATCCAAATATAATAACTAATCTAATAATATCAGACCTATTTGTAACATACTGTAGCATATTTGAACTTTCATTTTTAAGCATTAGGTCCCAAGGGAATAAAGGGTCTCCTCTAAACAAAATTTTATAATTATTTACAATTGTTAAAAATATAAGGAGCATCCCACTGAGAGAAAACCCAACATATACACATCCAATTAATGAGGAAAAAAGACTCATAATTGAGAAAACAATAAAAAAATTAAATAAAAAATGAATATTATTTGTTGCTGCCCACTCAAAAGTTTCACTTAAAGTTGCAATAAGTGAAATATCAACAATATTTAGCCTATGAACAAACTCAATACTAAAAGTAAGAATTAATGATAGAAAAAATAAAGCTAAAATTGAGATTATACTTTTTTTATCAAATCTTTTCTCTATTGGATTAAAAATATTTATTCTCAGCATATATATACCTTTCCATATTTGATTATTTTTTTACTATACTACTATAACATATTTCTATATTTTTTCAAAATTTCGACGTACTAATGATACAAACTTGTAAGTTTTAAAGACATCCTAATAAGAATAAAGAATAGAATTAAAATAATTCGATTATTAATTGCTTTAATATATTTCTTGTACCTATAATTAATTACCTAAATATGTACAACTATACTTGTATTAATCGTTGATAATATCCACAATCATGGCAGAAAAAATGATGTGTTTCATATGAAAAAAGATACAAAAGAATTTATTATATCCCTAATAGGTGTTAGTACAGGTGGTGTTATATGAGGGATATTATTTAGAGATATGCTATGGGGTATAAAGAAGTGTATTTTATTTTCTAATAAAATACACGGTTTCTATATATACCGTAAGTTATTTATTTAAAGTAATAGAAAAATACATACTAGGAAGATAAGGGGTGAAAACTTAATAGTTTCTTTATCTTATAATAAAGATTTGCTAAATCCTATGTAAATAATTATACTAACCATATGGATAAAATTATTAAAAGGTATAGGAGATCACCATGTTAATTGAAACATTTATAGTAGGGATGTATGAAACCAACTGTTACATCGTATATGATGAGAAAACTTTAGAGGCATGTATAATAGACCCTGGAGATGAGGCTAAAAGATTAGCTAAGTTTATAGATAGTAAAAATCTAATACTAAATAGTATAATTCTAACACACTATCATTATGATCATATAGGAGCTGTAGAGGAACTTCAAAGGAAATATGGCAGTCAAATTTATTGTCATAAAAAAGAAGTTGAGGGTTTAAATGATTCACAAATTAATGGATCTATTATTGGCAAGAAAAAAGTAATAGAGGTAACCGGGGATAAGCTATTATCAGACGGAAATGTAATAAGGGTAGGAGAAATAGATTTAGAGGTAATACATACACCAGGGCATACTCCTGGGGGAATATGTTTAAGAGTTAAGAATAAGAATATTATTTTCACCGGTGATACAATCTTTAGTGATGATTTAGGTAGAACAGATCTTATAGGTGGTAGTGAGGAGGTTTTAAAGAAAACAATTACAAATAAAGTTTCTAAGTGGCCTGATAATATAATAATTTATCCTGGTCATGGAGACATTTGTTCAATGAGAGAGGTAAGAGGAAGGAAGATACAGTATCTTACATCAAAGGTCAAGTAAAGATTAATTAGGAGGAAGTAGTTTGAACAATATAATAGATATTATAGGAAAAAGGACGTCTCTTAGGAACTATGCAGATAAAACTATAACAGATGAACATCTTGATATAATTATTGAAAGTGCTATGAGAGCTCCTACAGCAGGAAACATGATGCCATACTCTATAATTATTATTAGGGATAACAAAACAAAGGAAATACTAAGTCATACATGTGATGAACAGCCATTTATAGCAAAGGCTCCGGTTGTTCTTTTATTTATTGCAGATTATCAAAAATGGATGGACTATTATGTATTAAATAAGGTCGAAGAATTTTGCGTTGAAAATGGTAGGGAGTTTACTAGACCATCAGAAGCTAGCTTGTTCTTAGCTACTGAAGATGCATTAATTGCTGCTCAAAATGCAGTTATTGCAGCAGAGTCTATAGGGATTGGCTCATGTTATATAGGAGATATAATGGAGCATTATGAAAAACATAGGGATATATTCGATTTGCCCGAGTTTGCTTTTCCTGTAGGAATGCTTTGTCTAGGGTATTACCCAGAGGGATACAGCCTGCCACCAAGAGAAAGGTTTAATAAAAAATATATTGTCTTTAATGAAAAGTATCAGAGAGTTGCAGAAGAAGATATTAAAGATATGTTTAAGCATTTAGATAATAAATTTGTTGATACAAATAAATATAATGCAAAAAATTATGCTCAAATGCATTACTCGTTTAAAACAAATGCTGATTTTTCAAAGGAAATGGATAGATCTATAAGGGAAGTAATAAGAATATGGAATGGTAAAAATATGACAAGTATATAGGAATATACAGATTTTAGACATTGACATAGTTGTTTACATAAAATATACTTCCTATTGGAAACAAAAGAAAAGAGGGGACAACTAAAATGAAAAGGTGGAAATTATGGACTAGTGTTGTACTAGGTGTCGTAATGCTTTTAGTATTAGGTGGAAGTTACAATTTATATAGAAATTATAAGAGCATGTTAAAAAACATTTCTGTTATGGAAGAGGAAAATGGGCAGATAGAAGATCAAAAGAAGGATGTAATAGAGCCTTTTGCAATGTTAACCTATGGCATTAGTGCTAGAAAGCATTTAAACGACCCGGGCCATTCTGACACAATGATGTTAGCATTAGTAGATCCTCAAGAAGTAAAAATAACTCTTATATCAATTCCTAGAGATGCTTATGTAGAGATTCCTGGTTATAGGACGGACAAAATTAACTCTACGTACCCTAGAGGTGGGCCTAAATTAATGATTAGCACAATTGAAAATTGGCTAGATGTTGATGTGCATGCTTATACATCAATTAATTTTCAGGGATTTATTGACTTAATCGACTTAGTAGGGGGTATTGATGTAAATGTACCTCGAAGAATGGTTTACAGTGACCCATATGATGGAACAAGGGTAAGGCTTGAACCTGGTGAACAAATTTTAGATGGTAAAAATGCTCTAGATTTTGTAAGGTTTAGAAAAAGTAATGATGGAAGACATGATAGTGACTATGCCCGTATGGAAAGACAACAAGAGGCGTTAAAAGCTCTATCTAATAAAATAACTTCTATACGTTCCATACCTCGTATATTAAATATGATGAACATATTAAGTGATAATGTTGAAACATCATTAACACCTAAAGAATTAGAGCAATTAATAAGAATATTTATAACTTTTAGGCCAGAAAGTCTAGAGACTCATTCAATAATTGGTGGAGGACACTATATTAATAATGGCTGGTATGAAATTGTTACAGAAGAAGAAGTTGAACGTATTAATACAATAATTAACGACTTTTTTAGCAAGAGTAATGATATTTAACAGTATAGACCAATCTAATTTGATAAATAATCATTTTGGTTGGTCTTTTTTTATATTAGTATTATAATTTGTTGATATATATCATAAATATTATAGGAAGATTATAAAGGATAGTTTTAAATCTTTTAAAATATTTTTTGTTGGAGGAGTAGGATGGGTAGGTTTTTTAAGATACTCTTAATTTTATTTCATATAGGATTATTTATTTCTTTTGGACTACAACATGTTACTAAACTAACATTCAGTAGAAATAATATACTTGAAGGTGAACTTTTAGGAGAATATGTTGAATATAACCAATGGGAAGTCAAAATGATCAAGGATAATCCTGAATATGAGAATATAAAAATACTAATTGACATCTCTGAAAACAGACTGTATCTATTAGATGGAAATGTATTATTAAAAAGCTATACAGTTGCAACTGGTAAACCTGAAACTCCAACACCTATCGGATCATGGAAAGTAGTCAATAAAAATGGTATGGGTGGGGGGTTTGGTACTAGATGGATGGGTCTTAATGTGCCCTGGGGACAGTTTGGAATCCATGGTACTAATAAGCCAACAAGTATAGGTCATAATGCATCCGCAGGCTGCATTAGAATGAGGAACAAAGATGTGGAGGATTTATATAAATACGTTAAGCATGGTACACCAGTAGCAATTATTAGAGGTTATATGGGCCCTTTTGGCTATGGTATAAGAACAATAAAACCAGGGGATTTTGGATCAGATGTAATGGAAGTTCAGAAAAGGATGAGAGCTTTAGGGTATTATGATACTGACTATTTAGATGGAAAGTATGGTCCGTTGATGGAAATGTCTTTGTATGCATTCCAAAAAGATAATGGGCTACCGAAGAGTGTTTTTATTGATTTGAAAACATATGAGGCTTTAGGAATAATATTTATGGATTAACATATGTAACGAATTTAAGCCAAAGATAGCAAACTAAATTAACGAACTATATATCAAATAATATAGATATAATTCAACCTATTACTTAATTTAAACTAGTAGTAGGTTTTTTTGTTCCTATTTTTCTAATAGACAAACATTTTTTTTAGGTAAATTACATATTTTGATATAAGTGAGGTACTAGGAGAGAGGAGAGGTAGTATGTGCGGGATAGTAGGATGGGTAAACTTAGAAGATAATATAGGTAGCAAAAAACTAATAATTGAAAATATGACTAATACACTAATTAAAAGGGGGCCAGATAGCTTTGGATATTTTACAAATAACAATATTTTATTTGGCCATAGAAGACTGGTTGTAGTCGACCCAGAAGGAGGACTACAGCCAATGACAAGGTATTTAGGTGAGAGTGCTTATACTATAATATATAATGGTGAGCTATACAATACAGAAGATATTAGGGAAAAACTAATTATTAGAGGCCATTCATTTAAGTCCTATTCTGATACAGAGGTACTATTGACGTCGTATATGGAGTGGGGTATTGATTGTGTAGACCATTTAAATGGTATCTATGCCTTTGCTATTTGGGATGAAAAAAGAAGAAGATTATTTATGGCAAGAGACAGATTAGGGGTAAAACCTCTCTTTTATATTAAAAAGGGAAATGATTTTATTTTTGCTTCAGAAATTAAAGCATTATTGACACATCCGGATATAGAGACAAATGTAGACGAGGAAGGGTTATTAGAAGTCTTCGGATTAGGTCCAGCAAGAACTCCAGGAAATGGTGTATTTAAAGATATAAAAGAAGTTGAACCAGGGTATTGGTTAATATATGACAAACAAGGCATGAAAATTCAAAGGTATTGGCAATTGGAAAGTAAAGAACATAAGGAAAACTTTGCCCAAACAACTGATAGATTGAGAGAAATTTTAGTAAATGCAATAGAAAGACAGTTAGTGTCCGATGTACCAGTTTGTACATTTCTATCCGGTGGATTAGATTCAAGTGCCATAACAGCAATAGTAGCTAATAAACTAAAGAGAGATGGGAAAGGGGTATTAGACACGTACTCTGTTGATTATGTTGATAATGAGAGATATTTTAAACCCAGTGAGTTCCAGCCCAACGATGACCGCTCTTATATAAAATTAATGAATGACGCAGTAGGATCAAATCATCGTAACATTGTTCTTAATATGGAGGATTTAGTTAAAGCCTTAGAGGACTCGGTTAAATCCAGTGATTTACCTGGTATGGCTGATGTAGATTCCTCATTATATCTATTCTGCAAGGAAGTACGTAAAAATGCAACAGTAGCCCTTTCAGGAGAGTGTGCTGATGAGATTTTTGGCGGGTATCCTTGGTTTAAAAAACCTGAGTATTTAATGAGTTATACATTCCCATGGTCCCAATCAACTGTTGAAAGGCAATCTATATTGTCTAAGGAATTCAGTAAAATACCTGTACTAGACTATGTTACTGAGAAGTATGAGCAGACCTTAAGAGAAGTTCCTAGACTTGATGGTGAGAGCTTTGAACAAAATAGACGTAGAGAAATGTTTTATTTAAATATGAAATGGTTCATGATAACTTTACTTAATAGAAAAGATAGGATGAGTATGGCTAACAGCTTAGAAGTGAGAGTCCCATTCGCTGATCATGATTTAGTTGAGTATGCATGGAATATACCTTGGGAGATGAAATATTTTAATGGTCAGGAAAAAGGAATTCTTAGAAAGGCCTTAGAAGGTATACTGCCAGAGAAGGTTGTAAAGAGAAAGAAGAGCCCTTATCCCAAAACCCACAATCCTATATATACTGAGGGGGTACAAAAGTGGATGAGAGAGATATTAGCAGACAAAGGTTCACCTATTCTACAGCTGATTGACATACAGAAAGTAACGGATATTGTAGATAGTGCTGGTAAATCATTTGGAAAACCATGGTATGGTCAATTAATGACGGGTCCACAGTTAATAGCGTATTTAATACAGATTAACATTTGGTTAAAAGAGTATAAAGTAAATATTGTTTAATATTATGGGGGCTTAGAGTCCCTATTTTGCTTATTCTATAAAAATTGTCCATGATCTCTTTAAAAGTACTAAATATAGAATGAGTAATTAGTTTTGTAGAGTTGTAATAAGTTTGGAATCTAAGATAAAGAGTCACAATCAAAATCTTAGACACCTAATTGGTTCACATGAAACAGCTCCAGAGACATTAGCTATGTTAATGGTTGAAGTTGTGCCACTAACACCATATATTAAAGAACACGCAAAAGCATCTGAGAAAAAGCAGCCAAACGCTGTTATTTTAATCTGTTCTAAATTTAAAAGTCTAACCCTATAAATAAATCTATTCTTTTTGAAGATGAAATCTGATAAGTAATAAATAGAAAATTATATTTATGTATAAAACATCCTTCCTTTAGGGAAGACGAAGTGGATTCTATAGATGTTGTCCACCTATATAGGGTTTGTTTTATCGATCCAATCTAAACAAATTTAACTCCTCTCTTCTATTTCCTAAATACAAATCTCTTAGAAGTTGTCCACCGATAATTGAATATAATATTCCATTGGAACCATAGTTTAAAGAAAAGTAACAGTTTGGCATTAAATTATATTCTCCAATATTTGGTAGTCCATCTTTTGTAATTCCAAATATTCCATTAAATTTATATTCAATTTCAATATCTTTAATATTTGGAAAACATGTTCTTAGTTTATTTTCTAAAATGTCATATTTCATTTGGCATAGAGGATCTTTTTTAATTAAATTTGACATTTTACTATTTTCCTTTCCTATTTTCTCATCTTCTCCACCAATAATAATTCTATTGTCTCCCGTAATTCTCAAGTATGTATAGGGATTTTTATTGTCTCTTATTAGGCATGTGTTATGCCAACCAGTAAAGTCTTTAACAGGCTTAGTGACAATAGTAAAGGTTCTATACAGATCAACCACTTTTTTATCAAAATATTCTCTTGCGTCATATCCAGTTGCAATAATAACTTTTTTTGCTTTTATAACAAAATTGTTACTAGTCTCCAAAATTACATAATCATTATTTGGATATATACTTGTTATTTCTGTATTCTCATAAGCATTAAGGCCTCTATATATTGATTTAGATATAAGGGCATGGGTAAGTCTATAGGGGTCTATATAGCCCCCTCCACTTTTAGAGAATATCCCACCTTCAATGGGAAATGAAAAAAGTTCTTTTGCTTGCTTTTTATCTAGAAACTCAACTTTGAATCCATTTTCCTTCCTAAATTTAAATTCCTTATTTAGATAATTAACATCCGATGGATTATCAGTATAATATAAACACTCTTTTAATGTAAAATCACAATTATCTTCTAGATTATTTATGATATTTTGCATATCATCTAATCCTTTTTCAGTAATCTTAAAAGCTTTAACGGCTTCACTTTCTCCAATCATGGCAGATAAACCAACTAGGTCTATATCAATTTCATATTGTAAAATAGCGGTGGATGCTCTAGTACTACTATATCCTATTATATTTTTTTCTACCAAAGTAGTGTTAATACCCGCTTCTGTAAAGTAATAAGCCGTTATTGCACCAGTGATTCCTCCACCTAATACTAAAACCTCACAATTTATATCTTCCTTCAAGTAAGGATACATACAAGGAACTTTATTAATATTTGACCATAACATAGATCCTGAAACTAACTGCATAAATAATCCTCCATTCAAATACTATAATTTACTATTATTTTAAAGGTTTTGCAGAGAATTATTCTCCAAGCTATAAATTAATTCAATTTAAAAAGCTAAGTATTCATTTAATCTGATTTTTAATTAATAATTTTAAATCTTGGGCAATTTCTATCATAGTATTGAAGGCCCTAGACAATCATTGGAGTGGTTTTCTCCTTGTAAGTATGTGGTCTGACATTTACAAGTCCACTTTTGTGGGTTTGTTAGTTATTGCATATCGGAATACACATTACAAGATACGATTACATAATAACCCCATGGATGTATCACTATCAGGTGAATGTGCTGATGAAATATTTGGTGGATATCCCTGGTTTCAAAATGAGGAATACCTAATGAGTTACACATTCCCTTGGTCACAATCTACCGTTGAGAGACAATCAATACTGTCAACCCAATTTAATAATATACCTATTTTAGATTATGTAACTGAAAAATATGAACAGACTTTGAGAGAAGTTCCTAA from Serpentinicella alkaliphila harbors:
- a CDS encoding LCP family protein produces the protein MKRWKLWTSVVLGVVMLLVLGGSYNLYRNYKSMLKNISVMEEENGQIEDQKKDVIEPFAMLTYGISARKHLNDPGHSDTMMLALVDPQEVKITLISIPRDAYVEIPGYRTDKINSTYPRGGPKLMISTIENWLDVDVHAYTSINFQGFIDLIDLVGGIDVNVPRRMVYSDPYDGTRVRLEPGEQILDGKNALDFVRFRKSNDGRHDSDYARMERQQEALKALSNKITSIRSIPRILNMMNILSDNVETSLTPKELEQLIRIFITFRPESLETHSIIGGGHYINNGWYEIVTEEEVERINTIINDFFSKSNDI
- a CDS encoding L,D-transpeptidase family protein; amino-acid sequence: MGRFFKILLILFHIGLFISFGLQHVTKLTFSRNNILEGELLGEYVEYNQWEVKMIKDNPEYENIKILIDISENRLYLLDGNVLLKSYTVATGKPETPTPIGSWKVVNKNGMGGGFGTRWMGLNVPWGQFGIHGTNKPTSIGHNASAGCIRMRNKDVEDLYKYVKHGTPVAIIRGYMGPFGYGIRTIKPGDFGSDVMEVQKRMRALGYYDTDYLDGKYGPLMEMSLYAFQKDNGLPKSVFIDLKTYEALGIIFMD
- the asnB gene encoding asparagine synthase (glutamine-hydrolyzing); this encodes MCGIVGWVNLEDNIGSKKLIIENMTNTLIKRGPDSFGYFTNNNILFGHRRLVVVDPEGGLQPMTRYLGESAYTIIYNGELYNTEDIREKLIIRGHSFKSYSDTEVLLTSYMEWGIDCVDHLNGIYAFAIWDEKRRRLFMARDRLGVKPLFYIKKGNDFIFASEIKALLTHPDIETNVDEEGLLEVFGLGPARTPGNGVFKDIKEVEPGYWLIYDKQGMKIQRYWQLESKEHKENFAQTTDRLREILVNAIERQLVSDVPVCTFLSGGLDSSAITAIVANKLKRDGKGVLDTYSVDYVDNERYFKPSEFQPNDDRSYIKLMNDAVGSNHRNIVLNMEDLVKALEDSVKSSDLPGMADVDSSLYLFCKEVRKNATVALSGECADEIFGGYPWFKKPEYLMSYTFPWSQSTVERQSILSKEFSKIPVLDYVTEKYEQTLREVPRLDGESFEQNRRREMFYLNMKWFMITLLNRKDRMSMANSLEVRVPFADHDLVEYAWNIPWEMKYFNGQEKGILRKALEGILPEKVVKRKKSPYPKTHNPIYTEGVQKWMREILADKGSPILQLIDIQKVTDIVDSAGKSFGKPWYGQLMTGPQLIAYLIQINIWLKEYKVNIV
- a CDS encoding NAD(P)/FAD-dependent oxidoreductase; protein product: MQLVSGSMLWSNINKVPCMYPYLKEDINCEVLVLGGGITGAITAYYFTEAGINTTLVEKNIIGYSSTRASTAILQYEIDIDLVGLSAMIGESEAVKAFKITEKGLDDMQNIINNLEDNCDFTLKECLYYTDNPSDVNYLNKEFKFRKENGFKVEFLDKKQAKELFSFPIEGGIFSKSGGGYIDPYRLTHALISKSIYRGLNAYENTEITSIYPNNDYVILETSNNFVIKAKKVIIATGYDAREYFDKKVVDLYRTFTIVTKPVKDFTGWHNTCLIRDNKNPYTYLRITGDNRIIIGGEDEKIGKENSKMSNLIKKDPLCQMKYDILENKLRTCFPNIKDIEIEYKFNGIFGITKDGLPNIGEYNLMPNCYFSLNYGSNGILYSIIGGQLLRDLYLGNRREELNLFRLDR